The following coding sequences are from one bacterium window:
- a CDS encoding glycosyltransferase family 9 protein, whose protein sequence is MAFRRIAGQILRSLPYLFHRLTGLLARPPFTGVPPDAGRLDVIGKILLIRLDAIGDLLMATPAIGALRLRFPEAEIHLLVQSGIAPLASAIPGVDRVRALPCGFLMRGASLLKNAGAWLREMRAIRAEGFSLAIDFTGLFHSGAAVWLSGAPVRLGFRKTNRFGFFSAEGLGHFYTHEWEVEESSHISERLNAMARAVGAANFETGWKLAPGESARARAGAALAEKGFTPGSAPLVLVHPGAKWPPKRWEESNFSKVIDRLQEGGARAALAGGPGDLAIIEKIRAACRTQPILLWPPAPLETLLGILGAVDCFLGNDSGPMHLAAAAGVPVVAIFGPTSPEISGARGSESVFFYRRLECSPCPLYFTRDHCHRGHNYCLDEISPEQVAEAVERFLEKRRPPAERPLHPAS, encoded by the coding sequence ATGGCTTTTCGCCGCATCGCAGGACAAATACTCCGCTCGCTGCCTTATCTTTTTCACCGGCTGACCGGCCTCCTCGCGCGGCCCCCCTTCACCGGCGTTCCGCCCGATGCGGGCCGCCTCGATGTGATCGGAAAAATTCTGCTGATCCGGCTGGACGCCATCGGCGATCTCCTGATGGCGACACCCGCCATCGGGGCGCTTCGCCTAAGGTTCCCCGAAGCGGAAATCCACCTGCTCGTACAAAGCGGCATCGCCCCCCTGGCGAGCGCCATCCCGGGCGTGGACCGGGTCCGCGCGCTCCCCTGCGGCTTTCTCATGCGCGGTGCGTCTTTGTTGAAAAACGCCGGCGCGTGGCTTCGGGAGATGCGGGCCATCCGGGCAGAAGGATTTTCGCTGGCGATCGACTTCACCGGCCTCTTTCACTCGGGCGCCGCCGTCTGGCTGAGCGGCGCCCCGGTCCGCCTCGGCTTTCGCAAAACCAACCGCTTCGGCTTCTTCTCCGCCGAGGGGCTGGGACACTTCTACACCCACGAGTGGGAAGTGGAGGAATCCTCCCACATCTCCGAACGGCTGAACGCCATGGCCCGCGCCGTGGGCGCGGCGAACTTCGAGACCGGCTGGAAGCTCGCCCCGGGCGAGAGCGCGCGGGCCCGCGCGGGCGCCGCCCTCGCGGAAAAAGGGTTCACCCCGGGAAGCGCCCCGCTGGTCCTCGTCCACCCAGGGGCGAAATGGCCGCCGAAGCGATGGGAGGAATCGAATTTCTCGAAAGTGATCGACCGCCTCCAGGAGGGCGGCGCCCGCGCCGCGCTGGCCGGAGGGCCCGGCGATTTGGCGATCATCGAAAAAATCCGGGCCGCCTGCCGGACCCAGCCGATTCTTCTCTGGCCCCCGGCCCCGCTCGAAACCCTTCTGGGCATCCTGGGCGCGGTGGACTGCTTCCTGGGAAACGACAGCGGCCCGATGCACCTGGCCGCCGCCGCGGGAGTGCCCGTCGTCGCCATCTTCGGGCCCACATCCCCCGAGATATCGGGGGCGCGCGGGAGCGAATCCGTTTTTTTCTACCGCCGCCTCGAATGCAGCCCCTGCCCGCTCTACTTCACGCGGGATCATTGCCACCGGGGCCACAACTACTGCTTGGACGAGATCTCGCCCGAACAGGTCGCCGAAGCGGTGGAGCGCTTTCTCGAAAAACGGAGGCCGCCCGCGGAAAGACCGCTCCACCCGGCTTCCTAG